The nucleotide sequence ggaaaaccttaaaaataggatagctgcttatttctttgacatctgatagaagaatgttccacagggtgggcgccactacccaaAAGGCCTCTGTCTGTGATTCTTCAAAGGAGATGGTGCAATGCAGACCCTGCAGTTCTGGGTTCCATACTTGGCAGCTTAGATTGCGGTCATCCAGGTCCCTGCCAATGGGTAGCAGCAGAGGcgctttttttgaggggggggtgagtccctttgtctttttcttcccctcctccctctgaccaccaCCTTCCCACATGCAGGGTCTTATTTTTGTCCTCCCTTGTCACCCTCCTCCCTTGTTTACTTTTCCAATTCCCTTTATTGCAATTTATACATGTGGGCAGAATGTCCGCTGTcacccctcctctcctttccaaCACCGCCCACCccacttccttttttttattttattaaacaacaaaatcatACACATAGCTCAACATAACACAtgacaatttcaaaacacacaaaaaagaaaaaacacacacactgacccatacataatttaacaatactaaaaaaataatcctaaaaagaggaTCAAAGACAAACAAAAAGGGAGTAAAGAAGgaatggaaagagaaggggaggggaggcagaagagaagggaaggaaaaagggggagagaaaatagaagaagaaataaGAAATCTACATTAAAATTACAACTTACGACattaatacaatatacaaatacataagTTTGACTTCCATTTGCACTCTTTGttcctttatcttaacccttttttCACACAGttcttgttacatccaatttaGTCTTATATTTCTTTCTAGTGATATATTGATATTCCGTACATACacagatttcaccttcctattgctaagaaattttgatgttgttgtactggtttaaataatctgtaaaaacttcccattccttttgtgccttttgattgaattgacctctcattcttcccgtcattactgctagctgcatatattctgtcattaaagcttgccaatcatatattgtggggTTACTCTCACCCTTCCAATTGcttgctaagagaattctggccgctgtgagggcatacattgttaattATCTTTTCTCTGTCTTGATTTCTGGTGGTAATATTCCCAGAAGgaaggtttctggctttttcttaatagagattttcaaaagcctttttaattcattatgaacctttccccagtaTTCCTTAACTATATCACATTCCCAACACATGTGGAAGTCCTGTTGCCCAGTCGCCCAGGAAACATCTGATTTAGGGGGAACACTTCAGGTTTGTTTTGGACCACGGGGGCCCATAGAGCTGCGAGTGGAAGAGCAGCCCCTGCCTTTGTTGCACGGGGGAGGAATATTTTTGTAGAAATTTCAGCTTTTCTTAACACAGGCAAAATGGTACTGTTGGCAGTGTTTACAAACTGTTTTTTATAAATGCTGTGATTCAAGGACTGGGAAAATATAAGCATTTTCCCGTGACCTGCTTCCCAGGGGGAAGCAATGTTAAAAAGCGTGGGGAGAGGACGGAGCCCTGAGACACCCCCTAAGTGAGCGTCCACGGATCCAAACGCTCATCCCCCAACACCCCTTTCTGGAGACGGCACAGGAGGAACGGAACCACTGCAGAACAATGCCCCTAACTCCCAACCCTCCTAGACCGTCCAGGAGGATGTGTCAGGATATGTTTGTTGGTCAATTCAATTCGCTCTCTCTTGACTGCTGAGAGGTCAAGCTGAGAGGCGAAAGGTGTGGGGACTTTGTGTGGATGATGACTGGAGGAGTTTGTAAATAATACTCGTGGCTCAACTGTTGCCAACCTGACCAGTAAAGGTTTATTCTCAACGAATTGGGTAAGGTATATTTTTATCAGAAATAGTTAgcaggataccatggtcaatggcattaaaagccacagagagatgcagcagaaccaggaaacagcttttaCCTCTGTCCCTCACCCAGAGATAATCAACCAGTGCCAACAAGGTGGTTTCAGTCCGATGGCAGGGCCTGAAACCCAACTGGAACAAATGCAGTCCAAATGGTGGATATCCTCCAGATTTGCCTGGATTTATTCtgcaaacaaacatacatttaaattgtttttccCGTGTGAGTTTGCTGATGTCTTCTAAGCGTTCcacttctactgaagctcttACCACAATCCATGCATTTAAAAGTTTTCTCCCTTGTGTGAATTTCTAGATGTACATTAAggcttccactctgactgaagcactttccacactccatgcatttaaaaggtttctcccctgtgtgagtttgtagaTGTACATTAAggcttccactctgactgaagcattttccacactcaaaacatttatatggtttatcTCCTGTATGAGTATATTGATGCATTTTCAGCGATTCTTTCTGTCTGTAGCATTTACCACACTCAAAACATTTATATAGTTTATCTCCTGTATGAGTATATTGATGCAGTCTTAGCGAATGTCTATGACGGAAGCatgttccacactccatgcattcaaatggtttttcccctgtgtgagttcgtagaTGTATGGCAAGTTTTGCCTTTTCACGGAAAGTCTTTccacacgccatacatttaaatgatttCACACCTGTGTGAATTCGCTTATGtcttctaaggtttccactacaagtgaagctcttttcacacaccatgcatttaaatggcttctcttctgtgtgagttcgttgatggtCTGTAAGGTTTCTACTATCaatgaagcactttccacattctatgcatttaaatggcttctccccagtgtgagttcgctgatgtcTCTTAAaatttccactctgactgaaggtctttccgcactccatacaactaaatggtttctccccggtgtgagttcTGTGGTGTGTATTAAGGTGTTTACTCATaaggaagctctttccacactccatgcatttaaatggtttctctcctgtgtgagttcgctgatggTCTCTTAGCGTTCTGCTAtcgctgaagctctttccacactccatacatttaaatggtttctcccctgtgtgagttcctTGATGTTTTGAAGGAATTCCACTACCATGGAAGTCCTTTCCACAATCCATGCCTTTAAATGGCGTCTCCACTGTTTTCAGTTCATTGTTGTGAACTCACTGTGCTCACAGACTGAATCACATTGTACATTACACATATTTATATGCTTTCTTCATTCCTAATGAAATCTCTGATGGCTCATCCAAATTCTGACTGACTTCTCCATCACCTGGTTGGGAGTTGGGAGAAAGGACATCCTGTTAAGAGTTTCAAGAAAGGGAACAAAGCAATAGCACCTTCTCTTGTGTTAACATTTGCTTAACATTTCATGCATGCTCCCTTCTCCtgtgttccatttttttttaaaaaggagacccAGCCCCCCCATTATGCAGGAATCATTTGTCCCACATGGGTCTccaactcacaaccctgagattaagagtctcatgctttactgactgagctgaGTTTGAAAGCTTTACTTCCAGGAACTTGATTTAAAtgttgcagaaaaaaataaacGATACATTGCCTCAGGTATGCAGGCCTCTTCTTACCCACTGTGGTCTCATTATAAGGCCCTGCAGCATACATTTGCCAAAAACTAGCTTTTccacaaaaaaaattaattcttcCTAGGGTTTCCCCTGAGATATTGCTGATTTGGCCAAATTCTCTCACGGTGCCATTTTTACACCCTAAAACCAAGGACGTGTGAGGAATTTTCTTGATATATGGGAAGTCTAACTTTGTCCCTCTCTTTCCTGCTTGCTGCATCTTCCGCAACACCTGCAGAAATTTGTGTCTGCCTGCAAAACAACTCAACATTTTGAAATTCTATGCAAAGACGTGATTcagctccaaggaaggaaggggggggggggtcacttggACCCACCCCCTTTTTCAGGGATTCATCTCTCCGTAAACATGGACCACAGTCAGATTCctaggcaggagggagaagccgAGGTAGACCCCTCCagacaagggtgccaacttgaataaaatattttggggggagatctgcataattgatcacatgacacagcgtgcatacaccatttgaatgacaatgccaaTCAACTCGGGGAGGGagcagcctcctcaaatattttatatggaggggcgaagggacctcagctcTCCAACAGTACAGAAGATGGAGACGTCCCTCCGAAAGGCCACGTTTCCCGTTCTGtgtcttcacccccacccccagcaagctCGAGTGGACTATCTTGTTCTTGCCCCagggatgctccccccccccagcatcctctgccctcctccctccctccctgaagcTCTCCTTCGCCCAGAAACCTCCTTGGCACAGCTCACCCCTCGCCCTGCGCGCCAAGTCTCTCCCGAGCGCGCCCACATCTCCATTACAGGAGCCTCGcatggggggggagcagggggggtcTCTATCCAGGCGTCCCTCGCGTCCTTAACCCTTACGTGGACTCCCTCTATTCCGTCTATGCAGCTGAAAGGGACCCCAGCGCACCACGGACGCGCCTCGCAGCACGAGCGGAGCCCGGAGCGCCCCGAGAGAttcctgccggggggggggggacaccggCCGACGCGTCGCGAGGGGTCCGGAACCCGCAGAGGGGCGTCAGGGTTGGGGTCCCGGTTCGACTTCCCTTTAGGGTGGTCGCAAGCAACAGCTCTCTCCCAACCCCTCCAGCAAACAGGAAGAAGGGGAATGCGGAAGGGTCACCTTTTTCCACCCCGTTTTTTCAGGGGTCTCTTTCGCCGCCGctgccggggatcgaacctgcggtCTTCTCACTAAATAACGAGGTTACATACAGCTTGCTTGCGGGCATGGATTTCCGCTTGGGTCTATCGAGCtgcgcttcctagagaggcaggaagggttttggtgtttttttgcaagggggagggagggaaagtggcaaagttggaggggagggggtctCCATGCACATCCCCAGAAGAGAAGCAGGCTTTGAAGGGGAGAAAGAGGCGTGGGAGGAGGGTGAAGGATTTGCTTTTCCTCCCCCTGAATCTACAAACAgggcagctggggggggaggatttggggaggggaatgaGAGGCAAGTAGGATCCGTAGAGTGGGGGTGGTTAGGATCCAGGCAATCCGGCTGCAAAATAGGGCCCTCCTCCCCAACAGGGTTTGCATTGCAAGATCCTCTTTGAAGAAGAGAGATCAAGCCAACATCCCTAGGGGATAGGAGGGGGCGAGGTGGGGGGGGCTGCCTGAGACGAAACAGAACTgcaatttccgccctcccttcccaggtgggcggtgtttgcggcaccgggcaggATCACCTGGCCAGgtaccccttccccccccccggctcaggtCTGCTCTtggcctgcctccggccaggacgGGACAAAAGGACAaaggccgggggcggggtcaagggccaaGTAAAAGCGGCATAGCCGCCCAGATTTCCTcccttttcagtttctctcccgcaggtAGGTTTGCAGCCCCATGCTGTGCaagcttactcagaagtcagtcctactCCATTCGAAGGGGTTGCAGCCCCCTCCCACCTAGTGATGCTCAGTTGCTCTGTTGAACAGCCTCCACCTCCCCTCTCACCACTGCCCCctcttgcccccccgcccccgccattGCTCCTTCCAGGCTCTGTCTCATTGGGCTCCTGGTGGAGCCGGCTGCCCATTGCGGAGAGTCTGCTTTGGTGCAGGGGAAACAGCTGGAGAACAGAGACGCCATTCAATTT is from Lacerta agilis isolate rLacAgi1 chromosome 2, rLacAgi1.pri, whole genome shotgun sequence and encodes:
- the LOC117042229 gene encoding gastrula zinc finger protein XlCGF7.1-like, with protein sequence MDCGKDFHGSGIPSKHQGTHTGEKPFKCMECGKSFSDSRTLRDHQRTHTGEKPFKCMECGKSFLMSKHLNTHHRTHTGEKPFSCMECGKTFSQSGNFKRHQRTHTGEKPFKCIECGKCFIDSRNLTDHQRTHTEEKPFKCMVCEKSFTCSGNLRRHKRIHTGVKSFKCMACGKTFREKAKLAIHLRTHTGEKPFECMECGTCFRHRHSLRLHQYTHTGDKLYKCFECGKCYRQKESLKMHQYTHTGDKPYKCFECGKCFSQSGSLNVHLQTHTGEKPFKCMECGKCFSQSGSLNVHLEIHTREKTFKCMDCGKSFSRSGTLRRHQQTHTGKTI